A DNA window from Thermosynechococcaceae cyanobacterium Okahandja contains the following coding sequences:
- a CDS encoding DUF1232 domain-containing protein, translating into MAAFYNWYRTLLRHPKYRWLIIIASVVYLISPIDIAPDLVPIIGQLDDVTVMLILASEVTQIVIEHLKRKKNPADVSGTTVDVEAEAL; encoded by the coding sequence ATGGCCGCATTTTACAACTGGTATCGGACACTGCTGCGCCACCCCAAATACCGCTGGCTGATCATTATTGCCAGTGTGGTTTATTTAATTAGCCCCATTGATATTGCCCCCGACTTGGTGCCTATCATTGGCCAGTTGGATGACGTGACCGTGATGCTCATTTTGGCCAGTGAGGTTACCCAAATTGTGATTGAGCACCTCAAACGCAAGAAAAATCCAGCAGATGTCTCGGGCACCACGGTGGATGTGGAGGCGGAAGCTCTCTAG